In the genome of Fluviispira vulneris, one region contains:
- a CDS encoding ROK family protein, with protein sequence MYLIGFDIGGTKIEAMLLHFGIMKKEESYLSSFEFQKSTGEIVPGFVLYKKRVLTERHNGYEQVIEKMSQLANEVCAERNLDLHSLAGIGLSVPGPVDPISELVTSSNTMILVGHNLQKDLRNKLNVSFPILSENDANCFALAETLCGAGIEHFKKTKIPVSKQVSMGLILGSGFGGGLIVNGRAVTGKRGGAGEIGHMTLYSEGHPCYCGRRGCAEQYLCGPALEASLNSRIYSQIEKRPSAQEIFQLYNTQDPIALAVVKQYKKDLASFLGTLTCMLDPHYFVLGGGLSLQDIIYEGIEAKIGENTYLPDSPVTVYKHRMGDSSGAIGAALVVLEQNRLHF encoded by the coding sequence ATGTATCTTATTGGATTCGATATAGGTGGAACAAAAATTGAAGCAATGCTTCTACATTTTGGTATAATGAAAAAAGAAGAAAGCTATCTCTCTTCTTTTGAGTTTCAAAAATCAACGGGTGAAATTGTTCCTGGTTTTGTGCTTTATAAAAAAAGAGTGTTAACGGAAAGGCATAATGGATATGAACAAGTCATTGAAAAAATGTCTCAACTTGCCAACGAAGTCTGCGCAGAAAGAAATTTAGATCTACATTCTTTAGCAGGAATCGGATTGAGCGTACCTGGTCCTGTTGATCCCATTTCAGAACTTGTTACTTCAAGTAATACGATGATTTTAGTAGGGCACAATCTACAAAAAGACCTACGTAATAAACTCAATGTCTCTTTTCCAATACTATCAGAAAACGATGCCAATTGTTTTGCATTAGCAGAAACACTTTGTGGTGCAGGAATTGAACACTTTAAAAAGACAAAAATTCCAGTGAGTAAACAAGTTTCTATGGGACTTATATTAGGTTCTGGATTCGGTGGTGGACTGATAGTGAATGGTCGTGCTGTTACCGGAAAACGTGGGGGCGCAGGAGAAATTGGTCACATGACTCTCTATTCGGAAGGTCATCCATGTTATTGCGGACGTAGAGGATGTGCTGAGCAATATCTATGTGGACCAGCGCTTGAAGCATCACTAAATTCACGTATTTATTCACAAATTGAAAAACGTCCTTCTGCTCAAGAAATTTTTCAACTCTATAATACTCAAGATCCAATTGCTTTGGCTGTGGTCAAACAATATAAAAAAGATTTAGCAAGTTTTTTAGGAACTCTCACCTGTATGCTTGATCCACATTATTTTGTTTTAGGTGGTGGTTTGAGTCTGCAAGATATTATTTATGAAGGTATTGAAGCTAAAATAGGTGAAAATACTTATTTACCTGATAGCCCTGTCACAGTGTATAAGCACCGAATGGGAGATTCTTCAGGAGCTATAGGTGCAGCATTGGTTGTTTTGGAACAAAATAGATTACACTTTTAA
- a CDS encoding FUSC family protein yields MINFEIMEVRQAWRAGVICFIAVILDEFFLKTEFPGWILITSLVCLQANFGATVIKAKQRLVGTILGCVLAYFIVFLFPNDMNIYILFIFLSIIFAIYNTVNTVQSYTYSIFFFTFALMMLYVTAHPNGISFAILRIEDVAIGALLGTLGSFFLWPNFAKKSFHTDLKNIIRDKDILFEYIIEWIDGKKTYEDIYVQKVLSATQNQMARNRILEIYYEIGKRNFPSKEYEAFILCQERIHYSLLTVLNALRVGSLEKRMDSFLFVKEQMQAIQNYFNESVLRLPLSKENALELRINSLANWDFQSVEVKITKDLYNSKGRKISFEEIKLRSLLERLFQEIKLMNIEIDKLHEYYSK; encoded by the coding sequence ATGATCAATTTTGAAATTATGGAAGTCCGACAAGCTTGGCGAGCTGGAGTGATCTGTTTCATAGCTGTTATTCTTGATGAGTTTTTCTTAAAGACCGAGTTCCCTGGTTGGATTCTTATCACATCTCTCGTTTGTTTGCAGGCCAATTTTGGAGCGACTGTAATTAAAGCCAAACAAAGACTTGTGGGAACGATTCTTGGCTGTGTATTGGCTTATTTTATTGTTTTCTTATTTCCGAATGATATGAATATATATATATTATTTATTTTTCTTTCTATCATATTTGCAATTTATAATACAGTAAATACAGTGCAATCATACACATATTCAATTTTTTTCTTTACTTTTGCTCTTATGATGTTATATGTAACCGCCCATCCCAATGGAATATCTTTTGCTATTTTACGAATAGAGGATGTTGCAATAGGTGCTTTGCTTGGTACCTTAGGTTCATTTTTTCTCTGGCCAAATTTTGCAAAGAAAAGTTTTCATACTGATCTTAAAAATATAATTAGAGATAAGGATATTTTGTTTGAATATATTATAGAGTGGATTGATGGAAAAAAAACATATGAAGATATTTATGTACAGAAAGTATTGTCAGCAACACAAAATCAAATGGCGCGCAATCGAATTCTTGAAATATATTATGAAATAGGTAAAAGAAATTTTCCATCAAAGGAATACGAAGCTTTTATTTTGTGCCAGGAAAGAATTCATTACTCGTTATTAACAGTTTTGAATGCACTAAGAGTTGGTTCATTAGAAAAAAGAATGGATTCTTTTCTTTTTGTAAAAGAACAAATGCAAGCTATCCAAAATTATTTTAATGAATCTGTTTTACGCCTTCCATTGTCGAAAGAAAACGCATTAGAATTAAGAATAAATTCCCTTGCAAATTGGGACTTTCAAAGTGTTGAAGTCAAAATCACTAAGGATCTTTATAACAGTAAAGGCCGTAAAATTTCATTTGAAGAAATTAAGTTAAGATCTCTTTTGGAAAGATTATTTCAAGAAATTAAACTTATGAATATTGAAATTGATAAATTGCATGAATATTACTCAAAATAA
- a CDS encoding orotate phosphoribosyltransferase, whose product MILNSEMQEIIQGFFEAKVIQIKTNPMFKLTSGKESPVYIDHRKIFSHPQLRRKVIKAFADSLLSQYAKQFTQDIVVFAGTATAGIAPAYALADYFNCGFVYVRSKAKEYGLNSVIEGFIPDEAHVIVVDDMVTTGGSILQACEHVRKDGFQILTAVSLSQHSLKKVKENFTLANIPLHSLFKTTDIFDIAYGKNMITGREMKLIMEWLTQLDE is encoded by the coding sequence GTGATTTTAAACTCAGAAATGCAAGAAATTATTCAAGGTTTTTTTGAAGCAAAAGTTATACAAATAAAAACCAATCCCATGTTTAAATTAACAAGTGGGAAAGAATCACCAGTTTATATCGATCATCGGAAAATATTCAGCCACCCTCAATTGCGTCGTAAAGTTATTAAAGCCTTTGCAGACTCTTTACTTTCGCAGTATGCAAAACAATTTACTCAAGATATTGTAGTTTTTGCTGGCACTGCAACTGCTGGAATTGCGCCCGCATATGCTTTAGCAGACTATTTTAATTGCGGTTTTGTTTATGTGCGTAGCAAAGCCAAAGAGTATGGTCTGAATTCTGTCATTGAGGGCTTCATTCCAGATGAAGCACATGTCATTGTAGTAGATGATATGGTAACGACAGGTGGAAGTATCTTGCAAGCGTGTGAGCATGTACGTAAAGATGGTTTTCAAATTTTAACAGCAGTGAGCTTATCACAGCACAGTTTGAAAAAAGTGAAAGAAAATTTCACTTTAGCAAATATACCGTTGCACAGTCTGTTTAAAACGACAGATATTTTTGATATAGCGTATGGTAAAAATATGATAACTGGGCGTGAAATGAAACTGATTATGGAGTGGTTAACTCAATTGGATGAATAA
- a CDS encoding amidohydrolase family protein encodes MWNPFAKLSETIAGHGGFVNAHAHFDRAYSVSLSDFNDAHGSVNSHLFDKWKLVDKFKKNASEEIYYHHILAALNNQHEQGVRHCLSFIDCDPIAEERALNAALKAKNFVARNYEMNFLIACQTLKGVLHKDARKWFEKALEHVDIIGGLPGVDAGQEKEHLDVLLKAAKETGKRVHVHVDQLNSAEEKETELLARKVIEWGLEGKVTAVHGISIAAHNKAYRTELYKLCRDAGLSFVACPTAWIDSRRTEVLSPTHNSVTPIDEMIPAGLTVALGSDNICDIYKPFAEGNMLTELKILLEANHYYDIEELLRIATVNGLKVLGLD; translated from the coding sequence ATGTGGAATCCCTTTGCAAAATTATCAGAAACCATTGCAGGACATGGGGGATTTGTAAATGCCCATGCTCATTTTGACCGCGCGTATTCTGTTTCTTTATCAGACTTTAATGATGCTCATGGAAGCGTTAATAGTCATTTATTTGATAAATGGAAGTTGGTTGATAAATTTAAGAAAAATGCTTCGGAAGAAATTTATTATCATCATATTTTAGCAGCTCTCAATAACCAACATGAACAAGGTGTGCGCCATTGTCTGTCTTTTATTGACTGTGATCCCATTGCTGAAGAAAGAGCTTTAAATGCGGCTTTAAAAGCGAAAAACTTTGTTGCAAGAAATTATGAAATGAATTTTTTAATTGCTTGCCAAACCTTGAAAGGGGTTTTGCATAAAGATGCTCGCAAATGGTTTGAAAAAGCTTTGGAACATGTTGATATTATCGGTGGTTTGCCTGGTGTCGATGCTGGTCAAGAAAAAGAGCATCTTGATGTTTTATTGAAAGCTGCTAAAGAAACAGGAAAACGAGTGCATGTACATGTCGATCAGTTAAATAGTGCTGAAGAAAAAGAAACAGAATTGTTGGCTCGAAAAGTCATTGAGTGGGGATTGGAAGGTAAAGTAACAGCTGTACACGGTATTTCTATTGCGGCACACAACAAGGCTTATCGCACAGAACTTTATAAACTCTGCCGAGATGCTGGTCTCAGCTTTGTCGCTTGTCCTACAGCTTGGATTGACAGTCGCAGAACAGAAGTTCTATCTCCCACACATAATTCTGTCACACCCATTGACGAAATGATTCCTGCAGGACTCACTGTTGCGCTTGGTTCAGACAATATTTGTGATATTTATAAGCCTTTTGCTGAAGGAAATATGCTCACAGAATTAAAAATATTATTAGAAGCGAATCATTATTATGATATAGAAGAATTGTTACGTATTGCGACAGTCAATGGTCTAAAAGTTTTAGGATTGGATTGA
- a CDS encoding argininosuccinate synthase — translation MTDYVKVASYEGRKGEIRKVVLLYSGGLDTSVMLKWIQEQYNAEVIALTIDIGQQADNLEEIKEKALRLGAKKAYVIDAKKEFAYHYLAKGIKANARYQGDYHLATPLGRPLLAKIAVDIAREENCDCIAHGCTGKGNDQVRIEGTVLTLAPEMKIIAPVREWGMGRDEELEYARIHNIPVKQTKDSPYSYDDNMWGVSAEGGEIENPALIPNLPAILQVCKIVENTPHEPELLKIGFLRGIPVQLNGQDMDLPSIILELNKIGACHGVGVTHHLEDRVVGLKVRGVYESPAAHTIIRAHETLEKFVCTRHENEFKMIVDQKWGYLCYGALWHEPLMDDLNAFIERINEKVTGVVTVKLFKGRVDVVAVETPNSIFDEKLATFMKSNAFNQNASAGFTEIYTMQMRLSQEKERYALVSVGGDQNKEKFAPAISELYSLGFVLFATQGTHNYLNKLGIKSVLVHKANQENHKPNLIDLLKQNRFDLVVNVASPTNSLSEEIDGKSIRSWSVKNGVQLITDYDVLKVTIEKMNKSVKSGVSKNIESSKKPALL, via the coding sequence ATGACAGATTACGTTAAAGTTGCATCATATGAAGGCCGCAAAGGTGAAATTCGTAAAGTTGTTCTTTTGTATTCTGGCGGACTGGATACTTCAGTTATGTTGAAGTGGATTCAAGAGCAGTACAATGCTGAGGTGATCGCATTGACCATAGATATTGGTCAACAGGCAGATAACCTTGAGGAAATAAAAGAAAAAGCTCTTCGCCTCGGGGCAAAAAAAGCTTATGTGATCGACGCAAAAAAAGAATTTGCTTATCACTATTTGGCAAAGGGAATCAAAGCCAATGCCCGTTACCAAGGTGACTACCATCTCGCGACACCACTGGGCAGGCCTCTCTTAGCAAAAATTGCTGTAGATATAGCTCGTGAAGAAAATTGTGACTGTATTGCGCACGGGTGCACAGGTAAAGGCAACGATCAAGTGCGGATTGAGGGTACGGTATTAACATTAGCTCCCGAAATGAAAATTATTGCACCCGTTAGAGAATGGGGCATGGGACGCGATGAAGAACTTGAATATGCACGCATCCACAATATTCCTGTAAAGCAAACAAAAGACTCACCTTATAGCTATGATGACAATATGTGGGGCGTTTCTGCTGAAGGAGGTGAGATTGAGAATCCTGCGCTTATTCCTAACTTACCTGCTATTTTACAGGTGTGTAAAATAGTTGAGAACACCCCGCATGAGCCTGAACTCTTAAAAATTGGTTTTTTAAGAGGAATTCCTGTGCAATTAAATGGACAGGACATGGATCTTCCATCCATTATTCTTGAGCTCAACAAAATAGGAGCATGTCACGGAGTTGGAGTTACCCATCATTTGGAAGACAGAGTTGTTGGTCTCAAAGTGCGTGGTGTGTATGAATCCCCAGCTGCGCACACAATCATACGTGCACATGAGACCCTCGAAAAATTTGTCTGCACTCGACATGAAAATGAATTTAAAATGATTGTCGATCAAAAATGGGGATATCTCTGCTATGGAGCGCTTTGGCATGAGCCTTTGATGGATGACCTCAATGCTTTTATTGAAAGAATCAATGAAAAAGTAACAGGTGTTGTTACTGTAAAATTGTTTAAAGGTCGCGTTGATGTTGTGGCAGTTGAAACACCAAATAGTATATTCGATGAAAAATTAGCAACTTTTATGAAGAGCAATGCTTTCAATCAAAATGCATCGGCTGGATTTACTGAAATTTATACAATGCAAATGCGACTCTCCCAAGAAAAAGAACGTTATGCACTTGTTTCTGTAGGTGGTGATCAGAATAAAGAAAAATTTGCTCCAGCAATATCTGAACTTTATTCGCTTGGATTTGTCTTGTTTGCAACACAAGGGACGCATAATTATTTAAATAAACTTGGAATAAAAAGTGTTCTTGTCCATAAAGCAAATCAAGAAAATCACAAACCAAACTTAATTGACTTATTAAAACAAAATCGCTTCGATTTAGTTGTGAACGTGGCTTCGCCAACCAATTCATTGAGTGAAGAAATTGATGGAAAATCCATTCGCAGCTGGAGCGTAAAAAATGGAGTTCAATTGATCACAGATTATGATGTACTCAAAGTTACTATTGAGAAAATGAATAAATCTGTTAAATCAGGTGTTTCAAAAAATATAGAATCATCAAAGAAGCCAGCTTTACTTTAA
- a CDS encoding glutamine synthetase III family protein — MKDSFSNSAVNIRKIQRPQNADGKQSRIADYFASNVFDLRAMVKRLSSQDLDVMAKVMKHGGKIDAHLAERIAAAAREWAMEMGATHYCHWFQPQTGTTAEKHDAFLWFDKQGNPIERFTGPELLQSEPDASSFPSGGIRSTFEARGYTGWDPSSPMFIMETENGKTLYIPSVFISYHGDALDFKTPLLRSNKALSEEAVKTLHFLGEKKVNYVSTSVGPEQEFFIVDKELARKRIDLKFSGRTVFGRRPPKGQELEDHYFGQIPSRVQAFFNELEVELYKLGVPIKTRHNEVAPGQFEIAPIFESSNISADHNQLAMKYIKSIALKHGFIALMHEKPFAGVNGSGKHVNWSMQDSTGRNLLDPGATPHENLVFLTMLCSVLLGIHDNADVLRASIASAGNDHRLGANEAPPAIISAFLGNTLDKILNSLESGSGDIINAEKVMIDLGISHLQGVAKDNTDRNRTSPFAFTGNKFEFRAVGSSASISYPTAILNAAVCDGLSKINKRLDARAQNGKVSDNIILSVLKEVIIETKKIRFEGNGYSQEWLEEAKQRGLSNFPMTPDSLAALADEKKVQFLIKANIFTSEDIASRLAIQQERYIKQSLIEVNCALEMAQTQVMPVCLNYLEKLMDNVKLSKELSIPSPAIKFAEEFGKEFNHFFSSLNSLKLQYDKISNEECYEHHNLNSTAIFIGQHILPKLVELRNTVDQLEGLVPHNLWPYPKYSEMLFGID, encoded by the coding sequence ATGAAAGATTCATTTTCTAATTCTGCTGTTAACATTCGTAAAATACAAAGACCACAGAATGCGGATGGAAAACAATCTCGCATTGCTGATTATTTTGCCTCAAACGTTTTTGATTTGCGAGCTATGGTTAAACGCTTATCTTCACAAGATCTTGATGTTATGGCAAAAGTCATGAAACATGGTGGCAAGATCGATGCCCATTTAGCAGAACGAATCGCTGCGGCGGCGCGTGAGTGGGCTATGGAAATGGGGGCAACGCATTATTGCCATTGGTTCCAACCACAAACAGGCACAACAGCTGAAAAGCACGATGCTTTCCTTTGGTTTGATAAACAAGGCAACCCAATTGAAAGATTTACAGGACCCGAGCTTTTACAAAGTGAACCCGATGCCTCAAGCTTTCCATCTGGTGGTATACGCTCAACTTTTGAAGCGCGCGGTTACACGGGTTGGGATCCTTCTAGCCCTATGTTTATTATGGAAACTGAAAATGGGAAAACCTTATACATTCCATCTGTCTTTATAAGTTATCATGGTGATGCACTGGACTTTAAAACTCCATTATTACGTTCAAACAAAGCTCTCTCAGAAGAAGCGGTTAAAACCTTGCATTTCTTAGGAGAGAAGAAAGTTAATTATGTTTCGACTTCTGTCGGACCAGAGCAGGAATTTTTTATTGTTGATAAAGAGTTAGCAAGAAAAAGAATCGATTTAAAATTTTCCGGTCGAACTGTTTTTGGTCGTAGACCTCCTAAAGGTCAGGAGCTGGAAGATCATTATTTTGGGCAAATACCAAGTCGTGTACAAGCTTTTTTTAATGAACTTGAGGTTGAACTTTATAAACTTGGTGTGCCAATTAAAACTCGTCACAACGAAGTGGCACCAGGTCAATTCGAAATAGCTCCCATTTTTGAATCTTCCAATATCTCAGCTGACCACAATCAATTAGCAATGAAATATATAAAGAGTATCGCCCTAAAACATGGATTTATTGCTCTTATGCACGAAAAACCTTTTGCAGGTGTGAACGGCAGTGGCAAGCATGTCAACTGGTCCATGCAAGATTCAACGGGACGTAATCTTCTGGACCCAGGGGCAACACCTCATGAAAATCTTGTTTTCTTAACTATGCTATGTTCCGTATTGCTTGGTATCCATGACAACGCCGATGTTCTAAGAGCGTCCATAGCTTCTGCTGGTAATGATCACAGACTCGGCGCAAACGAAGCTCCTCCAGCTATTATTTCAGCGTTTTTAGGCAATACCCTTGATAAGATTCTCAATTCTCTTGAGTCGGGTTCTGGTGATATTATCAATGCTGAGAAAGTCATGATTGATCTTGGCATTTCCCATTTACAAGGTGTTGCAAAAGACAATACCGATCGCAATCGGACATCGCCTTTCGCATTTACTGGCAATAAATTTGAATTTAGAGCGGTTGGATCCAGCGCATCAATTAGCTATCCTACGGCAATTTTAAATGCTGCTGTTTGTGATGGACTGAGTAAAATCAATAAAAGATTGGATGCACGTGCACAAAATGGCAAAGTTTCCGATAATATTATTCTCAGCGTTTTAAAAGAAGTTATTATAGAAACAAAAAAAATTCGCTTTGAAGGAAATGGTTACTCACAGGAATGGCTTGAAGAAGCAAAACAACGAGGGCTGTCGAATTTTCCAATGACTCCTGACTCACTTGCTGCTCTTGCTGACGAAAAGAAAGTTCAGTTCTTAATAAAAGCAAACATATTTACGTCTGAAGATATTGCAAGTCGATTAGCCATTCAACAAGAGCGTTACATTAAACAGAGCTTGATCGAAGTTAATTGTGCTTTAGAAATGGCACAAACTCAGGTTATGCCAGTGTGTTTAAATTATCTAGAAAAGCTTATGGATAATGTGAAACTTTCGAAAGAATTAAGCATACCATCGCCGGCAATTAAATTTGCAGAAGAATTTGGGAAAGAATTTAATCATTTCTTTTCATCACTAAATTCTCTTAAGTTACAATATGATAAAATTTCAAACGAAGAATGTTATGAGCATCACAATTTAAATTCTACAGCTATTTTTATTGGCCAACATATTTTACCTAAATTAGTTGAATTACGGAATACAGTAGATCAATTAGAAGGATTAGTTCCACATAATTTGTGGCCTTATCCAAAATATTCTGAAATGCTTTTTGGCATCGATTAA